In the Deinococcus carri genome, one interval contains:
- a CDS encoding glycerophosphodiester phosphodiesterase, with amino-acid sequence MNRLLLAALGTALLGACAPAAQPTNPFLQGRTLNIAHQGGEGLRPSNTMLAYRNAAALGVDMLEMDMHATRDGVLVLSHDETLDRLTDTRGRIADMTLAQVRAADAGYRFTPDGGTTFPFRGQGVQVAQLSEVLAAFPNMPLTIEIKQASPSIAAPFCRTLREAGVTGHVIVASFSDAALAEFRAACPEVTTSMTEKELRPLVLLSKVGLARLAPLPGRVAQVPVRSGNIEIVTPAFVRAMHARGVAVQVWTIDDPAEMRRLIGMGVDGIITNRPDLLKEVLAEAGER; translated from the coding sequence ATGAACCGACTCCTGCTGGCTGCCCTGGGGACGGCGCTGCTGGGGGCCTGTGCGCCCGCGGCCCAACCTACCAATCCTTTCTTGCAGGGCCGGACCCTCAACATCGCGCACCAGGGCGGCGAGGGGCTGCGGCCCAGCAACACGATGCTCGCCTACCGCAACGCCGCCGCACTGGGCGTGGACATGCTGGAGATGGACATGCACGCCACGCGTGACGGCGTGCTGGTACTGTCGCACGACGAGACGCTCGACCGCCTCACCGACACGCGGGGCCGGATTGCCGACATGACGCTGGCGCAGGTGCGGGCGGCAGACGCCGGATACCGCTTCACCCCGGACGGCGGCACCACCTTTCCCTTCCGGGGCCAGGGCGTGCAGGTCGCGCAGCTCTCCGAGGTGCTGGCCGCCTTTCCGAACATGCCGCTGACCATCGAAATCAAACAGGCCTCGCCCAGCATCGCCGCGCCGTTTTGCCGGACTCTGCGGGAGGCGGGTGTCACGGGACACGTCATCGTCGCCAGTTTCAGCGACGCGGCCCTGGCCGAGTTCCGCGCGGCCTGCCCCGAAGTGACCACCAGCATGACCGAAAAGGAGCTGCGCCCGCTGGTGCTGCTGAGCAAGGTGGGCCTCGCGCGCCTCGCCCCACTGCCGGGCCGGGTGGCCCAGGTGCCGGTGCGCTCGGGAAACATTGAGATCGTCACACCCGCCTTCGTGCGCGCCATGCACGCGCGGGGCGTGGCGGTGCAGGTCTGGACCATCGACGACCCCGCCGAGATGCGCCGCCTGATCGGTATGGGCGTGGACGGAATCATCACCAACCGGCCCGACCTGCTGAAGGAGGTGCTGGCGGAGGCGGGGGAACGTTAA